One Prunus dulcis chromosome 7, ALMONDv2, whole genome shotgun sequence DNA segment encodes these proteins:
- the LOC117634737 gene encoding NDR1/HIN1-like protein 3, translating into MSEKQSHLNGAYYGPSIPPKSQAYHRHGRGSDPLGCCCGCIFSLIFKLIMTAVVIVGLAFFIFWLIVRPNRIKFHVTEAHLTQFNFSNDNTLHYNLALNLTIRNPNKKIGVYYDRIEARAIYEDQRFSTYTSTTPFYQGHKTTNVVNPVFQGQQVIPDTKVLSEYNEQKNSGVYEIDVKLYLRVRFKFGLIKTGKFKPRIKCGLKVPLTQNGSKSLGTFETTKCDVDYFKSI; encoded by the coding sequence ATGTCCGAGAAACAATCTCATTTGAACGGGGCCTACTACGGCCCCTCAATCCCACCCAAATCCCAAGCCTACCACCGCCATGGCCGTGGCAGCGACCCCCTCGGCTGCTGCTGTGGCTGCATCTTCAGCCTTATTTTCAAGCTCATTATGACCGCCGTCGTCATAGTGGGCCTGGCCTTTTTCATCTTCTGGCTCATAGTCCGCCCCAACCGCATCAAGTTCCACGTCACCGAAGCCCACCTCACCCAATTCAACTTCTCCAATGACAACACCCTCCACTACAACCTCGCCCTCAACCTCACCATCCGCAACCCCAACAAGAAGATCGGGGTCTACTACGACCGCATCGAGGCCAGGGCCATCTACGAGGACCAGAGGTTCAGCACGTACACCTCGACGACGCCCTTTTACCAAGGGCACAAGACAACGAACGTGGTGAACCCGGTGTTCCAGGGCCAGCAGGTGATCCCAGACACGAAAGTGCTCTCCGAGTACAATGAGCAGAAGAATAGTGGGGTTTACGAGATCGACGTCAAGCTTTACCTTCGGGTTCGATTCAAGTTCGGATTGATCAAGACCGGCAAGTTCAAGCCCAGGATTAAATGTGGGTTGAAGGTTCCTTTGACTCAGAATGGGAGCAAATCACTTGGCACTTTCGAGACTACCAAGTGTGACGTTGATTACTTCAAATCAATCTAA